Proteins found in one Pyrus communis chromosome 15, drPyrComm1.1, whole genome shotgun sequence genomic segment:
- the LOC137717614 gene encoding serpin-ZX-like, producing the protein MDLRESIINQNDYVLELTKQLLQTEGKQSNLVYSPLSIHVLLSLIAAGSKGPTQDQLLSFLKSKSTDHLNSFAAELVSVIFSDGSPRGGPQLSFANGGWVDRRLPLKPSFKQVVETSYTAALAQVDFQTNAAQVALGVNSWAEKETRGLINEVLPPESVDCSTKLIFANALYFKGAWTEKFDASQTKEHDFHLLDGSTVKVPFMTSRKKQYVRSFNGFSVLGLHYKQGEDKRCFSMHIFLPEAKDGLPALVEKLGSESGFLDRHLPKQKFAVGDFRIPKFKISFGFEASSVLKGLGLVLPFGGGGGLTEMVDSPEGKNLHVSCIFHKSFIEVNEEGTEAAAASAVVKTMMCLPRTVDFVADRPFLFLVKEESTGAVLFIGHVLNPLAG; encoded by the exons ATGGATCTGAGAGAAAGCATCATCAACCAAAACGACTACGTTCTGGAGCTGACGAAGCAGCTGCTTCAGACCGAAGGCAAGCAATCGAACCTCGTGTACTCGCCGCTGTCCATCCACGTGCTGTTGAGCCTGATCGCGGCCGGGTCAAAGGGTCCGACTCAGGACCAGCTGCTGTCTTTTCTCAAGTCAAAGTCCACCGACCACCTCAACTCCTTCGCCGCCGAGCTCGTCTCTGTGATCTTCTCCGATGGGTCCCCTAGGGGCGGCCCCCAGCTGTCGTTTGCGAATGGTGGTTGGGTGGACAGGCGTCTCCCTCTGAAGCCATCTTTCAAGCAGGTGGTGGAAACTTCTTACACGGCCGCTCTCGCTCAAGTCGATTTTCAGACCAAT GCTGCTCAAGTGGCCTTGGGAGTGAATTcatgggctgaaaaggagacgAGAGGCCTTATCAATGAGGTACTTCCTCCCGAGTCAGTTGACTGCTCAACCAAGCTCATCTTTGCAAATGCGTTATACTTCAAAGGAGCTTGGACTGAAAAGTTTGATGCATCACAAACGAAAGAGCATGACTTCCACCTTCTCGATGGAAGCACAGTTAAGGTGCCCTTCATGACCAGCAGGAAGAAGCAGTATGTAAGATccttcaatggtttctcagtCTTAGGGCTACATTACAAGCAAGGTGAAGACAAGCGATGTTTCTCCATGCACATCTTTCTTCCAGAGGCGAAAGACGGGCTGCCAGCTTTGGTTGAGAAACTTGGCTCTGAGTCCGGGTTTTTGGATCGCCATCTTCCCAAGCAAAAATTTGCAGTGGGTGATTTCAGGATTCCAAAGTTTaagatttcatttggatttgaAGCTTCGAGTGTCCTTAAAGGTCTGGGCTTGGTGCTGCCATTCGGTGGTGGAGGAGGTTTGACTGAGATGGTGGACTCGCCTGAGGGTAAGAACTTACACGTTTCCTGCATATTCCATAAGTCGTTCATCGAAGTGAACGAAGAAGGCACGGAAGCCGCAGCTGCTTCCGCCGTTGTTAAAACTATGATGTGTCTGCCGAGGACGGTTGACTTTGTGGCTGATCGTCCATTCCTCTTCTTGGTCAAGGAAGAATCGACCGGAGCCGTGCTGTTCATCGGCCATGTACTCAATCCTCTTGCAGGCTGA